From the Candidatus Woesearchaeota archaeon genome, one window contains:
- a CDS encoding acylneuraminate cytidylyltransferase family protein, whose amino-acid sequence MKRNKKSTKSRKAGVVAIIPARGGSKSIPKKNIKMLSNKPLIAYPIELAKSISAIDRVIVSTDSEEIAKIANIYGAETPFIRPKQLAKDSTPTLPVLQHAVKHLEKKEGYKTDIILLLYPTNPLLRRDAVIEAIKLLKKDNCNSVVSVEEDYGRYWVHDKKSREYIPFYPKKRVNRQLYKPLYKENGAIYFSKYNVIMNKNKLVDDKNVQFIIMEPGALIDIDTWRDWKNAEKQIGKNRK is encoded by the coding sequence TTGAAAAGAAATAAAAAAAGCACAAAAAGCAGGAAAGCGGGCGTTGTGGCCATTATACCTGCAAGAGGAGGCAGCAAGAGCATACCCAAAAAAAATATCAAGATGCTTTCTAACAAGCCCCTAATAGCCTATCCCATAGAATTGGCAAAATCTATTTCAGCCATCGATAGGGTTATTGTATCCACAGATTCCGAAGAGATAGCAAAAATTGCAAACATATATGGCGCTGAAACTCCATTTATAAGGCCCAAGCAATTAGCTAAGGATAGTACACCTACGCTCCCGGTGCTTCAGCACGCTGTTAAGCATCTGGAGAAAAAAGAAGGCTACAAAACAGACATCATATTGCTGCTCTACCCTACAAATCCGTTATTGCGCAGAGATGCAGTAATTGAGGCAATAAAATTGCTGAAAAAAGATAATTGCAACAGCGTTGTAAGTGTTGAGGAAGATTATGGCAGATACTGGGTACATGATAAAAAATCCAGGGAGTATATTCCATTTTATCCAAAGAAAAGGGTCAATAGGCAGCTTTACAAGCCATTGTATAAGGAGAATGGAGCTATTTATTTCTCAAAATACAATGTCATCATGAATAAAAATAAATTAGTAGATGATAAAAATGTGCAATTTATAATAATGGAACCAGGAGCATTGATTGATATTGATACATGGAGGGATTGGAAAAATGCCGAAAAACAAATTGGTAAAAATAGAAAATAG
- the pseC gene encoding UDP-4-amino-4,6-dideoxy-N-acetyl-beta-L-altrosamine transaminase: MSIPYARQSISEEDIKEVVEVLKSNIITDGPKVAEFEKKFSDYVGAKYAVAVSTGTSGLHLAALVAGIKEGTELITSPMTFTASAGCALFCGGKPVFCDIDGQGLIDPAKLGMKITEKTKAIIPVHYMGLPCNMSDIKKIANKHKLIIIEDACHALGARYLDSRIGDCKYSDMAVFSFHPVKLITTGEGGMITTNSKELYDRLLRLRNHGMIKNPEKMISKNEGPWFYEIPEFGYNYRITDFQCALGMSQLIKVDGFIKRRREIAAKYQAAFKGNKNIELITENPGQLNSYHLFVIKVKDKETRLSLFNHLKKNGIHCQVHYIPVYWHGCYEKRGYKRGLCKNAESFYERIISIPMYPGLTDDEQNSVIKVIGDFFEKK, encoded by the coding sequence ATGAGCATACCGTATGCAAGGCAGAGTATATCTGAAGAGGACATTAAAGAGGTAGTGGAAGTGCTAAAATCAAACATAATTACGGACGGGCCCAAAGTTGCAGAATTTGAAAAAAAGTTCTCTGATTATGTTGGAGCAAAATATGCTGTTGCCGTGAGCACCGGCACAAGCGGGCTGCATCTCGCAGCTCTTGTAGCGGGCATCAAGGAAGGGACAGAGCTGATTACTTCGCCAATGACTTTTACAGCGTCAGCCGGCTGCGCGCTTTTCTGCGGGGGGAAACCAGTTTTCTGCGACATTGATGGGCAGGGGCTCATTGACCCAGCCAAATTGGGGATGAAAATCACAGAAAAGACAAAGGCAATTATTCCTGTTCATTATATGGGCTTGCCATGCAACATGTCCGATATCAAGAAAATTGCAAACAAGCACAAACTCATCATCATTGAAGATGCCTGTCACGCACTTGGAGCCAGATACTTAGATTCAAGGATAGGGGACTGTAAGTATTCTGATATGGCTGTTTTCAGCTTTCACCCTGTCAAACTTATAACTACTGGCGAAGGCGGCATGATAACTACAAATTCAAAAGAGCTGTACGATAGGCTTTTGCGCCTCAGGAACCATGGAATGATAAAAAACCCAGAAAAAATGATTAGCAAAAATGAAGGCCCGTGGTTTTATGAGATTCCTGAATTTGGGTATAATTACAGGATTACAGATTTCCAGTGCGCGCTTGGAATGAGCCAGCTGATAAAGGTTGACGGGTTTATTAAAAGGCGGCGAGAAATCGCTGCAAAATACCAGGCGGCATTTAAAGGCAACAAAAATATAGAATTAATCACGGAAAATCCCGGACAGCTCAATTCTTACCATCTCTTTGTGATCAAAGTTAAGGACAAAGAAACTAGATTAAGCTTGTTTAACCACCTGAAGAAGAATGGCATACACTGCCAGGTGCACTACATACCTGTATATTGGCACGGATGCTATGAGAAGAGGGGGTACAAGAGAGGGCTTTGCAAGAATGCGGAATCTTTTTACGAAAGAATAATCTCAATTCCCATGTATCCTGGATTGACAGACGACGAGCAAAACAGCGTTATTAAGGTAATAGGTGATTTCTTTGAAAAGAAATAA
- a CDS encoding SDR family NAD(P)-dependent oxidoreductase, with protein MSSDYKRFFENKVVLITGGTGFLGKSLTKAILKFNPHSIRIFSRDEVKHHLMQEEFANYPGAEKIRHLLGDVRDLERINKAMHGVDIAIHAAALKRLDLLEYNVEESIKTNILGAMNFVKACLNNEVEKAVFVSTDKACSPINTYGACKFVSERIFIESNYNKGSAKTALTCVRYGNVVESTGSVIPFFEEKIKNKKTIPLTHPEMTRFFITPDQAVELILTAIKNCVGGEVFIPKLPAFKIVDLIEILQERQKSNSDVKIIGVRPGEKIHEYMLNDSEVRRTYEFDNYFILTSEIAKYSAEASMPGYLKTGKKLNADKFKGYSSQQQIMGKDRLKVLLADYYNCL; from the coding sequence ATGAGCTCTGATTATAAGCGGTTTTTTGAGAATAAAGTTGTTCTGATTACTGGTGGAACCGGATTTTTGGGAAAATCATTGACCAAGGCTATCTTGAAATTCAATCCGCACAGCATAAGGATTTTCAGCAGGGATGAAGTGAAACACCATCTGATGCAAGAGGAGTTCGCCAACTACCCAGGAGCAGAAAAGATTAGGCACCTGCTGGGGGATGTCAGAGACCTGGAAAGGATTAACAAGGCCATGCATGGTGTTGATATTGCCATTCATGCTGCTGCCCTAAAAAGGCTTGACCTGCTGGAATATAATGTTGAAGAGTCAATAAAAACAAATATCCTGGGCGCCATGAATTTTGTCAAGGCATGCCTGAACAATGAAGTTGAGAAGGCAGTATTTGTATCTACGGACAAAGCATGTTCACCAATAAACACCTATGGTGCATGCAAATTTGTCAGTGAGAGGATTTTCATTGAGAGCAATTATAATAAAGGAAGCGCCAAAACAGCTTTAACTTGTGTTAGGTACGGCAATGTTGTCGAGAGCACAGGCTCAGTTATACCATTTTTCGAAGAGAAAATCAAAAACAAGAAAACTATTCCGCTTACCCATCCCGAGATGACAAGATTCTTTATTACGCCGGACCAGGCTGTGGAACTAATCCTGACGGCGATTAAAAACTGCGTTGGAGGAGAGGTCTTCATACCCAAGCTTCCTGCATTCAAGATTGTTGACCTGATTGAAATTCTCCAAGAAAGGCAAAAAAGCAATAGTGATGTGAAAATAATTGGAGTGAGGCCGGGAGAGAAGATACACGAGTACATGCTTAATGATTCAGAAGTGAGGAGGACATATGAGTTTGACAATTATTTCATCCTGACCTCAGAAATAGCAAAATACAGCGCAGAAGCCAGCATGCCAGGCTATCTGAAAACAGGAAAGAAGTTAAATGCTGATAAGTTCAAGGGCTATTCATCTCAACAACAAATCATGGGCAAGGATAGGCTTAAAGTTCTGCTCGCTGATTATTACAATTGTCTATAG
- a CDS encoding TIM barrel protein, translating to MDYAEIYVIPGTFDANKLQAIRNVPVIFHAPHTSHGFNIVGRDKSFSNAVQTIKQFADYFGEKRVIVHPGVSFDIVSTPEQNISGYKILEDAGIKLIIENMPRIGIDGKSILFGSTPSELKLLLSAVKSDLCVDIGHAICAANYYKKDPLSFIDEFLGLNPFMFHFCDGDYASVTDVHKSLGEGNFPLTKILTKLTSRKDKKELIISLETPKKGDLRGLSEDLKNIARLRGILDPAKLK from the coding sequence GTGGATTATGCAGAGATTTATGTAATTCCCGGGACTTTTGATGCAAATAAACTTCAAGCCATCAGAAATGTCCCAGTTATTTTTCACGCTCCACACACCTCTCACGGATTCAACATAGTGGGCCGGGATAAGTCATTCTCAAATGCTGTCCAAACCATTAAGCAGTTTGCTGATTATTTTGGGGAAAAAAGGGTCATTGTCCACCCCGGGGTTAGTTTTGACATTGTCTCCACTCCGGAACAGAATATTTCAGGATACAAAATATTGGAAGATGCAGGCATAAAACTGATTATAGAGAACATGCCGAGAATTGGCATCGACGGCAAATCCATTTTGTTTGGATCAACGCCTTCAGAATTAAAATTGCTGCTCAGCGCCGTCAAGTCCGATCTCTGCGTTGACATTGGTCATGCAATCTGCGCTGCCAATTATTACAAAAAAGACCCCCTCAGCTTCATTGATGAATTTCTTGGACTGAATCCATTTATGTTCCACTTCTGCGACGGGGATTATGCTTCTGTGACAGATGTTCACAAATCTTTGGGGGAGGGGAACTTCCCTTTGACAAAAATTCTTACAAAGCTAACCTCAAGAAAGGATAAAAAGGAACTTATAATCTCTTTGGAAACTCCTAAAAAAGGGGATCTTAGGGGGCTTTCCGAAGATTTAAAAAATATTGCAAGGCTTAGGGGCATACTGGACCCCGCAAAATTAAAATAG
- a CDS encoding CDP-glycerol glycerophosphotransferase family protein produces the protein MPEAKKIPVCILVHDMAGLDTLNRMVQDGKIKIQSSKIIFWDASLLNSFNNLGFNPGIKVEHIEKYVKKTDFAAMRHKIIDLIKIFPHKKILQDKSFIELTEFNGYSMWWFIRQGFYAHMVVSLKEFSVLETVVRNLKMKKMLLLTGSVTFLGLASNVAKKYNIQLDGKLSEDANHAAGKSAGMFGNIGPGISNASARLIRIIQGFIRFNFIKRETGKKNFLVFTQAHVWTNLGAGLRGDINSYTILRKIMSNKNYRAVVLDYATNTGSAWQAIREKKYPFLPVEYFIFSSYFDRRIQSKISAYQDKLRQVWPGLENSQPLRKSLKYGYLDLFSILKPQISKYFTSNFDSLSSAARNLAIMDKIISENKIDCTICSDENGTSRSIVFASHMNGVPSIGIQHGIIHKFHISYNYGNSDVHSTKSNGNAIKKRNNCILPTKTAVYGRHFRDLLLKLGNYSPDMVEVTGQPRTDLIFENKRNYSRPKLFKQLGLDQNRKLVVYAAQPHKDETESIVALTELVQCIRKMKDVQMLIKLHPNDNWNFYEKILADLDYTCAIIREIDLYELFSAADLLISINSTVMLESLLMDVPVIQLNLREQFDFLSELKGKAFKQVTDKSTLHSSIREYLFDKNSMQKLSKMRREYLSRYFLPVDGKASSRFMNIVNGVIK, from the coding sequence ATGCCAGAAGCAAAGAAAATACCTGTGTGCATTCTCGTCCATGATATGGCCGGGCTCGACACTCTCAATAGGATGGTTCAGGATGGCAAAATAAAAATCCAATCATCCAAAATAATCTTTTGGGATGCAAGCTTACTGAACAGTTTCAACAATCTTGGATTCAATCCCGGCATCAAGGTCGAACATATTGAAAAATATGTCAAAAAAACTGATTTTGCAGCAATGCGGCATAAAATAATTGACTTAATCAAGATCTTTCCACACAAGAAAATACTGCAGGATAAGTCATTCATCGAGCTCACTGAATTCAACGGATATTCGATGTGGTGGTTCATTCGGCAGGGCTTCTATGCGCACATGGTAGTTTCTCTCAAGGAATTTTCCGTGTTGGAGACAGTTGTTCGCAATCTGAAAATGAAGAAGATGCTCTTGCTTACAGGGAGCGTGACTTTTCTGGGGTTGGCATCCAATGTTGCTAAAAAATACAATATTCAACTGGATGGCAAGCTGAGTGAGGACGCAAACCATGCAGCAGGAAAAAGCGCAGGCATGTTTGGCAATATTGGGCCAGGCATATCAAATGCCTCGGCCCGGCTTATCAGGATAATCCAGGGTTTTATAAGATTCAATTTCATAAAGAGGGAAACTGGAAAAAAGAATTTTTTGGTGTTCACTCAGGCCCATGTGTGGACTAACCTGGGTGCAGGGCTTCGGGGGGATATCAATTCATATACTATTCTAAGAAAAATTATGTCTAATAAAAATTATAGGGCTGTTGTCCTTGACTACGCTACTAATACTGGTTCGGCCTGGCAGGCAATCAGGGAAAAGAAGTATCCTTTTTTGCCAGTTGAGTATTTTATCTTCTCCAGTTATTTCGACCGAAGAATCCAGTCGAAAATTTCTGCCTATCAGGATAAATTGAGGCAGGTATGGCCTGGGCTGGAGAACAGCCAGCCATTGCGTAAATCACTGAAATATGGTTATCTTGATCTTTTTTCAATTTTAAAACCGCAGATAAGCAAATATTTTACTTCCAATTTTGACTCCCTGTCCAGTGCAGCTAGGAATCTCGCAATAATGGATAAGATAATAAGCGAAAACAAGATTGACTGCACGATTTGCTCTGATGAAAATGGCACCTCCAGGTCAATTGTATTTGCCTCACATATGAATGGCGTTCCTTCAATAGGGATTCAGCATGGCATTATCCATAAGTTTCACATCTCCTATAACTATGGCAATTCCGATGTCCATTCTACGAAATCCAATGGCAATGCCATAAAAAAAAGAAATAATTGCATATTGCCAACGAAGACAGCAGTCTACGGAAGGCATTTCAGGGATCTGCTTTTGAAGCTGGGAAATTATTCCCCTGATATGGTTGAAGTTACTGGCCAGCCTCGCACTGATCTGATATTTGAAAATAAAAGGAATTACTCCAGGCCAAAACTATTCAAACAGCTTGGGTTGGACCAAAATAGAAAATTGGTGGTGTATGCCGCTCAGCCTCATAAGGATGAAACCGAGTCAATAGTCGCATTGACTGAATTGGTGCAATGCATCAGGAAAATGAAGGATGTACAGATGCTGATAAAGCTCCATCCCAATGACAACTGGAATTTCTATGAAAAAATATTGGCAGATTTGGACTATACTTGCGCAATCATCCGGGAAATTGACCTTTATGAGCTTTTCAGCGCTGCTGATTTGCTTATTTCAATAAATTCAACGGTGATGCTTGAGTCCCTCCTAATGGATGTTCCAGTAATCCAGTTAAACCTGAGGGAGCAATTTGATTTCTTGTCAGAACTGAAGGGCAAAGCTTTTAAACAGGTGACCGATAAATCAACTCTGCATAGCAGCATACGGGAATACCTGTTTGACAAGAATTCCATGCAGAAACTTTCCAAAATGAGGAGGGAATATCTATCGCGATATTTCTTGCCCGTAGATGGTAAAGCTTCATCTCGTTTTATGAATATTGTCAACGGAGTGATAAAATGA
- a CDS encoding methyltransferase domain-containing protein produces MKTEQIENWGGSFGKEYTDRNKFLNQSMDEFYLKEFGTTRKEMNAEFLGNLDKSARILEIGCNSGNQLIELQKAGFSNLTGVDVNEYAIDVAAKALPKAKILKANIFELPFEDNSFDLVFTSGVLIHISPKDIGAAMKEIHRVAGRYIWGFEYFNEEYFEINYRGISDLLWKADFVKEYLKNVADLKVVKRRKFKFLYNDNVNEMFLLEKPGKS; encoded by the coding sequence ATGAAAACTGAACAAATTGAGAACTGGGGCGGGTCCTTTGGGAAGGAATACACCGACCGCAATAAATTTCTGAACCAATCTATGGATGAATTTTATCTTAAGGAATTCGGCACCACCAGAAAAGAAATGAACGCAGAGTTTCTTGGCAATTTGGATAAGTCCGCGAGAATCTTGGAAATTGGCTGCAATTCTGGAAATCAGCTGATTGAGCTGCAGAAGGCAGGTTTCTCAAATCTTACAGGAGTTGATGTAAATGAATATGCGATTGACGTGGCAGCCAAGGCGCTTCCGAAGGCCAAAATACTAAAGGCCAATATATTTGAATTGCCATTTGAGGACAATTCGTTTGACCTGGTTTTTACCTCAGGTGTTTTAATCCACATCAGCCCAAAAGACATAGGTGCTGCGATGAAGGAAATCCATAGGGTGGCTGGCAGATATATCTGGGGGTTTGAATACTTTAACGAAGAATATTTTGAAATTAATTACCGTGGCATCAGCGATTTGCTTTGGAAGGCTGACTTTGTCAAGGAATACCTAAAAAATGTAGCGGATTTGAAGGTTGTTAAGCGTAGGAAATTTAAATTTCTATACAACGATAACGTAAACGAGATGTTTTTGCTGGAGAAGCCAGGGAAATCCTGA
- a CDS encoding polyprenol monophosphomannose synthase: MQYHISAILPTYNEKENIGKLISQIKKYAGVHLYEIIVVDDNSPDRTWEIVTSLAKKDRRIRLIRRIRVRGLPSAIWAGIKAARGNVVMWMDCDLSHPPSIIPEMIRNLGNYDVISASRYVKGGKDSRNLGRVVASRMVDIAASVILSLDVKDITSGFYMAKKKVFSKVTLKQDGYAEYCIRFSHDAIRQGYKWKEVPYTFTDRQAGKSKSFGNILNFVKNGQLCLNEIIRLKFSK; this comes from the coding sequence ATGCAATATCACATCTCGGCAATCCTGCCAACTTACAACGAGAAGGAAAATATCGGCAAGCTGATCAGCCAGATCAAGAAATATGCCGGCGTGCATCTTTATGAAATTATTGTTGTGGATGACAACAGCCCTGACAGGACTTGGGAGATTGTCACCTCACTGGCAAAAAAAGACAGGCGCATCCGCCTCATAAGGAGAATCAGGGTGCGCGGCCTGCCATCGGCAATCTGGGCAGGGATAAAAGCAGCCCGCGGAAATGTTGTCATGTGGATGGATTGCGACTTGTCGCACCCTCCTTCAATCATACCTGAAATGATAAGGAATCTTGGCAACTATGATGTCATCAGCGCATCCCGTTATGTCAAGGGGGGCAAGGACAGCCGAAACCTCGGGAGGGTTGTTGCCAGCAGGATGGTGGACATTGCAGCTTCAGTAATTCTCAGCCTCGATGTCAAGGACATCACCTCAGGTTTTTACATGGCTAAAAAAAAGGTTTTCAGCAAGGTAACACTAAAGCAGGATGGCTATGCCGAATACTGCATTCGATTCTCCCATGACGCAATCAGGCAGGGCTATAAATGGAAGGAAGTCCCTTACACTTTCACGGACAGGCAGGCAGGAAAATCAAAATCTTTCGGAAACATTTTGAATTTTGTAAAGAACGGCCAGCTTTGCCTTAATGAGATCATCAGGCTGAAATTTTCAAAATAA
- a CDS encoding DegT/DnrJ/EryC1/StrS family aminotransferase, with protein MKRIIPVHEPVLDGNEKKYVMDCLDTGWISSTGSYVKRFEEKFAAFCGLKHGIAVTSGTAALHVAVAALKIGKGDEVIMPSFTMIAPALAVDYTGARPVFVDAEPKSWTMDAGQIESKITRRTKAIMAIHIYGHPCYMDEIKEIADKHGLYLIEDAAEAHGALYKGKKAGTFGDISAFSFYSNKIVTTGEGGMVVTNDDKLAERSMWLKDFCFDKERRYFHEEIGFKYPMTNVQAAIGLAQAERVEKIIEQKRDMARRYNEGLEGVRNVTRPYEDKDVKNVYWMYGILIEDGSKRTRDEVKKYLFEHGIDTRYFFVGMHKQPPFLVKDGKFPVTEELERKGLYLPSSTNLTDEQIEYICKTIKKAVE; from the coding sequence ATGAAAAGAATCATACCAGTGCATGAGCCTGTGCTGGACGGGAATGAGAAAAAATATGTAATGGACTGCCTGGACACAGGCTGGATCTCATCCACCGGGAGCTATGTCAAAAGATTCGAGGAAAAATTCGCAGCATTCTGCGGCTTAAAGCATGGCATTGCTGTCACAAGCGGGACTGCTGCGCTTCATGTTGCAGTGGCTGCCCTGAAAATCGGCAAGGGCGATGAAGTGATAATGCCGAGCTTTACAATGATCGCCCCGGCGCTGGCTGTTGATTATACTGGCGCAAGGCCTGTTTTTGTCGACGCTGAGCCAAAATCCTGGACAATGGATGCCGGCCAGATTGAAAGCAAAATCACCAGGCGCACAAAGGCAATAATGGCCATCCATATTTACGGCCACCCCTGCTATATGGATGAGATAAAGGAAATCGCGGACAAGCACGGCCTTTACCTGATCGAGGATGCTGCAGAGGCGCATGGCGCCCTGTACAAGGGAAAAAAAGCGGGAACTTTCGGTGACATAAGCGCATTCAGCTTCTACTCAAACAAGATTGTGACAACAGGCGAAGGAGGCATGGTTGTTACAAATGACGACAAGCTTGCTGAAAGGAGCATGTGGCTCAAGGATTTCTGCTTTGACAAGGAGAGACGGTATTTCCACGAAGAGATTGGGTTCAAGTATCCCATGACAAATGTGCAGGCAGCAATTGGGCTTGCCCAGGCTGAAAGGGTGGAAAAGATAATCGAACAGAAAAGGGACATGGCACGCAGGTATAATGAGGGACTGGAAGGCGTTAGGAATGTCACAAGGCCATATGAGGACAAGGATGTTAAGAATGTCTACTGGATGTATGGCATCCTAATTGAAGACGGATCAAAGAGGACAAGGGATGAAGTCAAGAAGTACTTGTTCGAGCACGGGATAGACACAAGGTATTTTTTTGTGGGCATGCACAAGCAGCCGCCTTTCCTGGTGAAAGATGGGAAATTCCCAGTCACTGAGGAACTTGAAAGGAAAGGGCTGTACCTGCCGTCTTCCACCAACCTGACTGATGAGCAGATAGAATACATTTGCAAGACAATAAAGAAAGCAGTCGAATAG
- a CDS encoding cupin domain-containing protein, producing the protein MAKQSMKKVMDSLKGIKPAFRDRRGAIFDILDETIRHVGIIDSRPGSSRGNHYHKKATQWTYVISGKIRIYLRDAKDGKAKVKVVQLNEGEIIKLPPYTIHTIETVKKSKMLILTDVPRINNGYEYDTFRVKIA; encoded by the coding sequence ATGGCAAAGCAAAGCATGAAAAAAGTGATGGACAGCCTGAAGGGCATTAAGCCGGCGTTCAGGGACAGAAGGGGCGCAATTTTTGACATTCTTGATGAGACAATAAGGCATGTTGGGATAATAGATTCCAGGCCAGGCTCCAGCAGGGGAAACCATTACCACAAAAAGGCAACCCAGTGGACATATGTCATTTCCGGGAAAATCAGGATTTACCTGAGGGACGCGAAGGATGGAAAGGCAAAGGTCAAGGTTGTGCAGCTTAATGAGGGAGAAATAATAAAGCTTCCACCTTACACGATACATACAATAGAAACCGTAAAAAAATCCAAGATGCTCATACTGACAGATGTGCCACGGATAAACAATGGCTATGAATATGACACGTTCAGGGTGAAAATTGCGTGA
- a CDS encoding class I SAM-dependent methyltransferase, with protein MQKKNCRMCRSNKLHMFLDLGFTALADGFITREQLNEPEKQYPLRVCVCRECGLFQLDHVVPPDELYRKNYPYLSSVTKTGREHFHGMATSICKKYGIGRDKLAIDVGSNIGVLLEGFKSNGLRVLGIDPADNIVEMANKRGIETWPEYFNGNIATKVLKEKGRASVITGTNVFAHIDDLDDMMDAVSKILEDDGIFVFELPYLVDLLDNLEYDTIYHEHLSYISIKPLVKFFRKFKMELFDVERTGIHGGSIRVFVCKKGKHKIQKAVDELVNLEDDKKVYDLKRLEKFSRDVQKQKEDLIDLLRSIKKQGKRIVGLSAPAKGNTLLNYCKIGTDYLDYVTEKAETKIGLYTPGTHIEVKDDASIIRDRPGYALLLAWNFAPEIIKNMEEFRKNGGKFIIPIPAPKVV; from the coding sequence ATGCAAAAGAAAAACTGCAGAATGTGCAGGAGCAATAAGCTGCACATGTTTCTTGATTTGGGGTTCACTGCTTTGGCAGATGGATTCATAACAAGGGAACAGCTCAATGAGCCTGAAAAGCAATACCCCTTGAGGGTCTGCGTTTGCAGGGAATGCGGGCTTTTCCAGCTGGACCATGTTGTTCCGCCTGACGAGCTTTACCGGAAGAATTACCCATACCTTTCATCTGTGACAAAGACAGGCAGAGAGCATTTCCACGGCATGGCAACAAGCATCTGCAAAAAATATGGCATTGGCAGGGACAAGCTGGCAATTGATGTTGGCAGCAACATAGGGGTTTTGCTTGAGGGATTCAAGAGCAACGGCCTGAGGGTCTTGGGAATCGACCCGGCTGACAATATTGTTGAAATGGCAAACAAGAGAGGCATAGAAACCTGGCCTGAATATTTTAACGGCAATATTGCGACAAAAGTGCTGAAGGAAAAGGGCAGGGCCAGCGTCATAACAGGCACAAATGTCTTTGCTCACATTGACGACCTTGATGACATGATGGATGCTGTAAGCAAAATCCTGGAAGACGATGGCATTTTTGTCTTTGAGCTGCCTTACCTTGTGGATTTGCTGGATAACCTCGAGTATGACACAATTTACCATGAGCACCTCAGCTATATCTCAATCAAGCCTCTGGTGAAGTTCTTCAGGAAATTCAAAATGGAGCTTTTTGATGTTGAGCGCACAGGAATACACGGCGGGAGCATAAGGGTCTTTGTATGCAAAAAAGGAAAGCACAAGATCCAGAAGGCTGTGGATGAGCTCGTCAATCTTGAAGATGACAAAAAAGTGTATGACCTTAAGCGCCTGGAAAAATTCAGCAGGGATGTGCAAAAGCAGAAGGAGGACCTGATTGACCTTTTGAGAAGCATAAAGAAACAAGGCAAAAGGATTGTTGGCCTGAGCGCGCCTGCAAAAGGCAACACACTGCTGAACTACTGCAAGATTGGGACTGACTACCTTGATTATGTTACAGAAAAGGCTGAGACGAAGATTGGATTGTACACGCCTGGAACGCACATTGAAGTAAAGGATGATGCAAGCATAATAAGGGACAGGCCAGGCTATGCCCTGCTATTGGCATGGAATTTTGCTCCGGAAATAATAAAAAACATGGAAGAATTCAGGAAAAACGGCGGGAAATTCATCATCCCGATACCGGCGCCGAAAGTCGTCTGA